One Leptospira bourretii DNA segment encodes these proteins:
- a CDS encoding SGNH/GDSL hydrolase family protein — MKKLKYTLLLGMSAFLIHCDTKKDYLDSVGSNILCTSFAFCKGEAPAKTGIIGDSWTDILLGFPFVETLRPQLENRFQYKFVGATLGGRTLQHVVSQGLQFQVIDQGGADMKVIILSLGGNDIQANLSEYIGKIDSVQAQRLATLKANLKHLIVTGNAYKIARFGGAPLKWIIHGYDYPNPYMSAVIPGSDEGCKSKFDKVGLIVPDAAVFTAAQVDGYNNLLAEITREEPSLIYVDLRSTLGGRPNSRAEFMLDCIHANNIGFTMLADKLARAIYPITNVGF, encoded by the coding sequence ATGAAAAAACTTAAATACACACTTTTGTTAGGAATGTCCGCATTCCTCATTCATTGTGATACAAAAAAGGATTATCTTGATAGTGTTGGATCTAATATACTTTGTACGTCATTTGCATTTTGTAAAGGCGAAGCGCCTGCCAAAACTGGTATCATTGGTGATAGTTGGACTGACATTCTACTTGGATTTCCATTTGTAGAGACATTAAGGCCACAATTGGAAAATCGATTTCAGTATAAATTTGTGGGTGCTACCCTCGGAGGACGAACCTTACAACATGTAGTCAGCCAAGGACTTCAATTTCAAGTTATCGATCAAGGTGGAGCTGACATGAAGGTTATCATTCTATCATTAGGAGGAAATGATATCCAGGCGAACCTCTCTGAATATATCGGAAAGATAGATAGTGTACAAGCGCAACGTTTGGCCACGTTAAAAGCAAACCTTAAACATTTGATCGTTACAGGAAATGCTTATAAAATTGCACGCTTTGGAGGTGCACCACTAAAATGGATCATCCATGGTTATGACTATCCAAATCCTTATATGTCAGCAGTAATTCCTGGATCCGATGAAGGGTGTAAATCTAAATTCGACAAAGTTGGTCTAATTGTCCCTGATGCGGCAGTATTTACAGCTGCTCAAGTAGACGGATATAACAATCTGCTTGCTGAGATCACACGAGAAGAACCATCTTTGATTTATGTCGACTTACGAAGCACATTAGGTGGGAGGCCAAACTCTCGCGCCGAATTCATGCTAGATTGCATCCACGCAAATAACATAGGTTTCACGATGTTAGCAGATAAATTAGCAAGAGCTATTTATCCGATTACAAATGTAGGATTTTAA
- a CDS encoding TRL-like family protein has translation MTLFKNKGQEGWYSTGKVPSPTDTFVESCTTNYFGLVSIGNASLDYVPRQSRPKEIHSLDHYYKNQYFFFQELCLHIVGR, from the coding sequence ATGACTTTGTTCAAAAACAAAGGCCAAGAAGGATGGTATTCCACGGGAAAAGTACCATCACCAACCGATACATTTGTTGAATCCTGTACAACAAATTACTTCGGTTTGGTGAGCATTGGAAATGCAAGTTTGGATTATGTACCTCGCCAATCTCGCCCAAAAGAAATCCATAGTTTAGATCATTATTACAAAAATCAGTATTTCTTTTTCCAAGAACTTTGTTTGCACATCGTAGGCCGATGA
- a CDS encoding YqaI family protein: MKQNIDSLNEFAKKIKSGLIYEEIETKLKEFHSKKSNTSNKSLDALTDKIRKKEEQIEKLYDDIILLQNKLSKILDQELKK, translated from the coding sequence ATGAAACAGAATATTGACTCACTCAATGAATTCGCCAAAAAAATAAAAAGCGGATTAATCTACGAAGAAATAGAAACCAAATTAAAAGAATTCCATTCCAAAAAAAGCAATACTTCCAATAAATCATTGGATGCCCTTACAGACAAGATTCGAAAGAAAGAAGAACAAATTGAAAAACTATATGACGATATCATCCTCTTACAAAACAAACTCTCCAAAATTCTGGACCAAGAACTTAAAAAATAA
- a CDS encoding TRL-like family protein encodes MTISSSYKTNSPKFWTKNLKNKTIGQRTFVLILILCSFFSLTCASSGFGTQGLLYENQRIGMMETGLSGTKEGIACAKSYLGLLALGDASVEASQKNGNIREITSIELETYNFLGIYAKLCAITRGN; translated from the coding sequence ATGACGATATCATCCTCTTACAAAACAAACTCTCCAAAATTCTGGACCAAGAACTTAAAAAATAAAACCATCGGACAAAGGACCTTTGTTCTGATCCTCATCCTATGCTCTTTTTTTTCACTCACCTGTGCTAGTTCAGGATTTGGAACCCAAGGTCTCTTATATGAAAACCAAAGGATCGGGATGATGGAGACTGGCCTCTCCGGAACAAAAGAAGGAATCGCTTGTGCCAAGTCCTATCTTGGACTTCTGGCTCTCGGAGATGCCTCTGTGGAGGCGTCCCAAAAGAACGGAAATATTAGAGAAATTACGTCTATTGAACTGGAAACTTATAATTTCTTGGGGATTTACGCAAAACTCTGCGCAATTACCAGAGGAAATTAG
- a CDS encoding Ig-like domain-containing protein yields MSTWKKIHILILVLFSSLACLPKPKPSLLGVLVLPLVTQTSANFTIESTIPADGATGVSLTPTITIVMTQAVESTSLNTNISCTPSCPSLSGGASNRTITLNPASALITGTTYTITLNQNIQSIFGLTLGTNTSFSFTTL; encoded by the coding sequence ATGTCCACTTGGAAGAAAATTCATATCCTAATTCTCGTTTTATTTTCTTCCCTGGCCTGTCTGCCAAAGCCAAAACCATCTCTTTTGGGTGTGTTGGTATTACCATTGGTCACACAGACCTCAGCCAATTTTACAATAGAATCTACCATTCCAGCCGATGGAGCTACAGGCGTTTCCTTAACTCCAACAATCACCATTGTGATGACCCAAGCCGTTGAGTCCACCTCACTCAATACCAATATCAGTTGTACCCCGTCTTGTCCGAGTCTTAGTGGGGGAGCATCCAACAGAACCATTACCCTTAACCCGGCAAGTGCTCTAATCACGGGAACAACTTATACCATCACTCTAAATCAAAACATCCAATCCATTTTTGGACTAACTCTCGGCACAAACACAAGTTTTAGTTTTACCACCCTATAA
- a CDS encoding sodium-translocating pyrophosphatase, giving the protein MNVELIIIVMALVSIATAIFYAARVVRIQVGAGGGSEKETAKLKEISAAIAEGAMAFLLREYRVILLFISFMTVLIYLLLDNPKTEFNEGIYTAVAFVSGALISCLSGFIGMKIATAGNVRTAEAAKTSLSRAFRVAYDSGAVMGFGLIGLAVLGMIGLFLLFTGTNVGVAKHILMESLAGFGLGGSSVALFGRVGGGIYTKAADVGADLVGKVEKGIPEDDPRNPATIADNVGDNVGDIAGMGADLFGSAAEATCAALVIGATASALADNNSALLYPLLISAIGIPASLVTTFFARVKEGGNVEKALKLQLWISTFIVAIALYFVTDIFMIDSFQIGDKTITKWNVFTSVALGLFAGMFIGWITEIYTSHSYKPVREVADACETGAATNIIYGLALGYKSTVVPVILLVIVIVVSNILAGMYGIAIAAIGMISTIAIGLTIDAYGPVSDNAGGIAEMAELGKEVRDRTDTLDAAGNTTAAVGKGFAIGSAALTSLALFAAFITRTQNASKEMGEGAIDLTSIELLDPLVFGGLLFGAMLPFIFSAMTMKSVGKAALDMVKEVRRQFKEIPGLMEGTAKPEYAKCVDISTSAALREMIPPGLLVLLSPIVVGYLFGVKSLAGLLAGALVSGVVLAISSANSGGAWDNAKKYIEKTAGGKGSEKHKAAVVGDTVGDPFKDTSGPAINILIKLMAITSLVFAEFFVTKGGIVLNFFK; this is encoded by the coding sequence ATGAATGTAGAGTTAATCATCATCGTCATGGCACTAGTTTCCATTGCCACGGCGATATTCTACGCGGCTCGGGTGGTTCGCATCCAAGTGGGCGCAGGCGGCGGTAGCGAAAAAGAAACCGCTAAATTGAAAGAAATCTCCGCAGCAATCGCAGAAGGGGCTATGGCCTTCCTTCTCAGAGAATACCGAGTCATTTTGCTATTTATCAGTTTCATGACGGTTCTCATCTATTTACTTTTGGATAACCCAAAAACTGAATTCAACGAAGGAATTTATACTGCCGTTGCTTTTGTTTCCGGTGCCCTCATTTCTTGCCTTTCTGGTTTTATTGGAATGAAAATTGCGACTGCTGGTAACGTTCGTACTGCAGAAGCCGCAAAAACTTCTCTATCTCGTGCCTTCCGAGTGGCTTATGACTCTGGAGCCGTTATGGGTTTTGGTCTCATTGGTCTTGCTGTCCTTGGTATGATCGGACTTTTCCTTCTTTTCACAGGAACAAACGTAGGTGTTGCCAAACACATCCTTATGGAATCACTTGCTGGCTTTGGTCTTGGTGGATCTTCCGTAGCACTCTTTGGTCGTGTGGGTGGTGGTATTTATACAAAAGCCGCTGACGTTGGTGCTGACCTTGTAGGTAAGGTAGAAAAAGGAATTCCAGAAGATGATCCTCGTAACCCTGCAACCATTGCTGATAACGTAGGAGACAACGTGGGTGATATCGCTGGTATGGGTGCTGACCTTTTTGGTTCGGCAGCAGAAGCAACTTGTGCGGCTCTTGTGATTGGTGCCACAGCATCAGCTCTTGCTGACAATAACTCTGCTCTGCTTTATCCACTTTTAATTTCTGCCATTGGAATCCCAGCTTCTCTTGTAACTACTTTCTTTGCTCGAGTGAAAGAAGGTGGAAACGTAGAAAAAGCTCTCAAACTCCAACTTTGGATTTCTACATTCATCGTAGCCATTGCACTTTACTTTGTCACTGATATCTTTATGATCGATAGTTTCCAAATTGGAGACAAAACCATCACTAAGTGGAATGTATTTACATCAGTCGCATTAGGTTTGTTTGCTGGTATGTTCATTGGTTGGATCACAGAGATTTACACTTCTCATTCTTACAAACCAGTGCGTGAAGTCGCAGACGCTTGTGAAACTGGCGCTGCCACAAACATCATTTATGGTTTGGCACTTGGATACAAATCCACTGTGGTTCCTGTGATTTTACTTGTGATAGTGATTGTAGTTTCCAATATCCTTGCGGGTATGTATGGAATTGCCATCGCTGCTATTGGTATGATTTCTACCATTGCGATTGGTCTGACGATTGATGCTTACGGCCCTGTTTCTGATAACGCGGGTGGAATTGCTGAGATGGCGGAACTCGGAAAAGAAGTTCGTGATAGAACAGACACTTTGGATGCAGCGGGAAACACAACTGCGGCAGTAGGAAAAGGATTTGCTATTGGATCTGCAGCTTTAACATCGCTTGCTCTATTTGCAGCCTTTATCACTAGAACACAAAATGCTTCCAAAGAAATGGGTGAAGGTGCGATTGATCTTACTTCAATCGAACTTCTTGATCCACTCGTTTTTGGTGGTCTTCTCTTTGGTGCCATGCTTCCATTTATCTTTTCTGCAATGACTATGAAGTCGGTAGGAAAGGCTGCTCTTGATATGGTAAAAGAAGTTCGTCGCCAATTCAAAGAGATTCCTGGTCTTATGGAAGGAACTGCAAAACCAGAGTATGCTAAGTGTGTAGACATTTCTACTTCTGCTGCTCTTCGAGAAATGATCCCTCCAGGTCTTCTTGTTCTTCTTAGCCCGATTGTCGTTGGGTATTTGTTTGGTGTGAAGTCACTTGCTGGTCTACTTGCGGGAGCACTTGTTTCTGGTGTGGTTCTTGCAATTTCTTCTGCTAACTCCGGTGGAGCCTGGGACAACGCTAAAAAATACATCGAAAAAACTGCCGGTGGAAAAGGTTCTGAAAAACACAAAGCTGCGGTTGTGGGTGATACAGTAGGAGATCCGTTCAAAGATACTTCTGGCCCCGCGATCAACATTCTGATCAAACTTATGGCGATCACATCACTTGTGTTTGCTGAGTTTTTTGTAACAAAAGGTGGAATCGTATTAAATTTCTTTAAATAA
- a CDS encoding tetratricopeptide repeat protein: MILRSRRIWQFSVLVTSLFLVSRPNLAQSEVLNPVKVFYGYEDLLRMAEDKIVQETPAKAFDFLIKAKELNPDPDFRYYNLAARAHMKLGQVFDGIHAYEESIKKKKDQLDLILYVADFYEKERKQKEALFYTKLYLEQKPNAKYRLYTAAILSRQLGLESDYESYMQFLESDKTFVSEKDALQASLLKNIKNKKWKEADDLSLRYLVYFPREETMYETLILARRGRESELLEQAYQWTTTIFLNETRYFTRYGVYLQEKQRYLEALSLFRRGFYNLLKFHSDSDAGEILFLIRQSYANLGKDRDTLAIDSLVKDYKNQNKLTATELENHQNTYRKNREYLLFCIHWFSKRDGAKANEYRQKLKDRDMEFEETEFLRVMGVFSALPQDL, encoded by the coding sequence ATGATACTTCGGTCTAGGAGAATATGGCAATTTAGTGTTCTGGTAACAAGTCTATTTCTGGTTTCCAGGCCAAATTTAGCGCAGTCAGAGGTTCTGAACCCTGTTAAAGTTTTTTATGGATACGAAGATCTTTTGCGGATGGCAGAAGACAAAATTGTCCAAGAAACCCCTGCAAAAGCCTTCGATTTTCTTATCAAAGCCAAAGAATTAAATCCAGATCCGGACTTTCGGTACTATAATTTAGCAGCCCGCGCCCACATGAAACTTGGGCAAGTCTTCGATGGAATTCATGCCTATGAAGAATCCATTAAAAAGAAAAAAGACCAACTCGATTTGATTTTGTATGTCGCTGATTTTTACGAAAAAGAAAGAAAACAAAAAGAGGCTTTGTTCTATACAAAATTATATTTAGAACAAAAACCCAATGCAAAGTACAGATTGTATACAGCAGCAATTTTATCCAGACAACTTGGTTTGGAATCGGATTACGAATCCTATATGCAATTTTTAGAATCAGACAAAACCTTTGTTTCTGAAAAAGATGCCTTACAAGCGAGTCTTTTGAAAAATATCAAAAACAAAAAATGGAAAGAAGCAGATGATTTGAGTTTGCGGTACTTGGTTTATTTTCCCCGGGAAGAGACAATGTATGAAACCTTAATCCTTGCCCGTAGAGGAAGAGAATCCGAACTTTTAGAACAAGCTTACCAATGGACAACTACCATTTTTTTGAATGAAACCAGATACTTCACTCGCTACGGAGTCTATCTCCAAGAAAAACAAAGATACCTAGAAGCCTTGTCTTTATTTCGAAGAGGATTTTACAATTTACTGAAATTTCATTCAGATTCGGATGCAGGAGAGATTTTATTTCTCATTCGTCAAAGTTATGCGAATCTTGGAAAAGATAGAGACACCCTTGCCATCGATTCTTTGGTTAAAGATTATAAAAACCAAAACAAACTCACGGCTACCGAACTCGAAAACCACCAAAACACGTATCGTAAAAATAGAGAGTATTTGTTATTTTGTATCCATTGGTTTTCCAAACGTGATGGGGCAAAAGCAAACGAGTATCGTCAAAAATTAAAAGATAGAGATATGGAATTTGAAGAAACAGAATTCCTGCGAGTGATGGGAGTTTTTTCCGCTCTCCCCCAGGATCTTTAA
- the acs gene encoding acetate--CoA ligase — protein MPKERIVAPSKDFAKLANVSLKEYKTKYKESIEKPEKFWAEQAKRLTWFKKWTKVLKHDFAKAKVEWFVGGKLNVSYNCLDRHLDSSLKNKAALIWEGDNPDESRVLTYHDLHREVNHFANVLKKFHVKKGDRVLIYLPMIPELAIATLACTRIGAVHSVVFGGFSPEALLGRIEDCKPTLVITADGGYRGGKPVELKKNVDVALEESKYKVKDVIVVKRTGDEGNLNWKEGRDHWYHYLMKESDIKKECPPVQMDSEDPLFILYTSGSTGKPKGVLHTTAGYLLGANLTFATIFDYKDTDTYWCTADIGWITGHSYILYGPLSNGATSLMFEGVPSYPDAGRFWDVIDKYKVTVFYTAPTAIRALMREGIEPIKKRSLASLRLLGSVGEPINPEAWEWYHTNIGKSKCPIVDTWWQTETGSIMISGVPGAIPQKPGSASWPFYGIQPVLVDNEGVEIKDKGEISGNLCIAKPWPSMMRGVYGDPKRFFDTYFSQFKGYYFTGDGANKDKDGYFRITGRVDDVLNVSGHRIGSAEVESALVEHKSVAEAAVVGFPHDIKGQGIYAYVTVKHGVTTNDALKKELIAMVEKVIGKIARPEVIHWAPGLPKTRSGKIMRRILRKIANNEFDTLGDISTLADPSVVQSLIDDKKKFHS, from the coding sequence ATGCCGAAAGAAAGAATCGTGGCACCGTCCAAAGACTTCGCAAAGTTAGCGAACGTTAGTTTAAAAGAATACAAAACAAAATATAAAGAATCCATTGAAAAACCGGAAAAATTTTGGGCCGAACAAGCAAAGCGCCTAACTTGGTTTAAAAAATGGACCAAGGTTCTCAAACACGATTTTGCTAAGGCCAAGGTGGAATGGTTTGTCGGTGGGAAACTCAATGTTTCCTATAACTGTTTAGATAGACATTTAGATTCTTCTCTAAAAAATAAAGCCGCTCTGATTTGGGAAGGAGACAACCCTGATGAATCCAGAGTCCTTACGTATCATGACCTCCACCGCGAGGTAAATCACTTTGCAAACGTTCTGAAAAAATTCCATGTAAAAAAAGGAGACCGTGTTCTCATTTACCTTCCTATGATTCCAGAGCTTGCCATTGCGACACTGGCTTGTACTCGCATTGGAGCAGTACATTCTGTTGTCTTTGGTGGATTTTCTCCAGAAGCACTTCTTGGTCGAATTGAAGATTGTAAACCGACACTAGTGATTACGGCAGATGGTGGGTATCGTGGTGGCAAACCAGTCGAACTTAAAAAAAATGTCGATGTTGCCTTAGAAGAAAGTAAATACAAGGTTAAAGACGTAATTGTTGTTAAGCGAACAGGGGATGAAGGAAACTTAAATTGGAAAGAGGGGCGAGACCACTGGTATCATTACCTCATGAAAGAATCCGATATCAAAAAAGAATGTCCACCTGTCCAGATGGATTCAGAAGATCCGCTTTTTATTCTTTATACCTCTGGTTCGACGGGAAAACCAAAAGGTGTCCTCCATACAACGGCCGGGTATCTTCTTGGCGCCAATCTCACCTTTGCCACCATCTTTGATTATAAGGATACAGATACCTATTGGTGTACAGCTGACATTGGTTGGATTACGGGACACAGTTATATTCTCTATGGACCATTATCCAATGGGGCCACGTCGCTGATGTTTGAAGGGGTTCCTAGTTATCCAGATGCTGGCCGATTTTGGGATGTGATTGATAAATACAAGGTGACTGTATTCTATACAGCACCGACGGCCATCCGAGCTCTTATGCGAGAAGGAATTGAACCTATCAAAAAGAGATCATTGGCATCGTTACGCCTTCTTGGTTCTGTGGGTGAACCCATCAATCCGGAAGCTTGGGAATGGTATCATACCAATATTGGAAAGTCAAAATGCCCGATTGTAGATACTTGGTGGCAAACAGAAACAGGATCCATTATGATCTCTGGAGTTCCTGGAGCCATTCCGCAAAAACCAGGTTCGGCGAGTTGGCCATTTTATGGAATCCAACCAGTCCTTGTGGATAATGAAGGTGTGGAGATCAAAGACAAAGGAGAAATCTCTGGAAATCTATGTATTGCCAAACCTTGGCCTTCCATGATGCGAGGGGTATATGGCGATCCAAAACGATTCTTTGATACTTACTTCTCTCAATTCAAAGGGTATTACTTCACAGGCGATGGTGCCAACAAAGACAAAGATGGTTATTTTCGCATTACAGGAAGAGTCGATGATGTACTCAATGTTTCTGGTCATCGCATTGGATCAGCCGAGGTGGAGAGTGCACTCGTCGAACATAAATCAGTCGCTGAAGCAGCAGTAGTTGGATTTCCACATGATATCAAAGGCCAAGGGATTTATGCCTATGTGACTGTGAAACATGGCGTGACTACCAACGATGCCTTAAAGAAAGAACTGATTGCGATGGTCGAAAAGGTAATTGGTAAAATTGCAAGACCAGAAGTGATTCACTGGGCTCCGGGACTTCCGAAAACAAGGTCGGGAAAAATCATGCGCCGAATTTTAAGAAAAATTGCCAATAACGAATTTGATACTTTGGGAGATATCAGCACTTTAGCAGATCCGTCCGTAGTGCAGTCGTTAATTGACGATAAGAAAAAATTTCATAGTTAG
- the folE gene encoding GTP cyclohydrolase I FolE, translating into MSVKRNRMENLIEEILKQIGEDPSREGLVKTPNRVKKAYDFLTSGYKADLNQLVNGAIFEESTTGMVLVRDIEMYSLCEHHLLPFYGRAHVAYIPNKKIIGISKIPRIVDVFARRLQVQERLTDQIAQAIQETLDPLGVGVVIKAKHLCMMMRGVEKQNSELFTSSLLGLFKTDPTTRSEFLDLIRTGSH; encoded by the coding sequence ATATCTGTCAAAAGGAATCGAATGGAAAACTTAATCGAAGAAATCCTAAAACAAATTGGTGAAGATCCTTCAAGAGAGGGTCTTGTAAAAACGCCCAACCGTGTGAAAAAAGCCTATGACTTTTTGACCAGTGGGTATAAGGCTGATTTGAACCAACTTGTGAACGGAGCGATCTTCGAAGAGAGCACTACTGGTATGGTTTTAGTGCGAGATATCGAGATGTATTCTTTATGCGAACACCACTTACTTCCGTTTTATGGAAGAGCTCATGTAGCTTACATTCCGAATAAAAAAATCATAGGAATCAGTAAAATTCCAAGGATTGTTGATGTGTTTGCCCGTCGTCTCCAAGTACAGGAACGTCTGACAGACCAAATTGCACAAGCCATCCAAGAAACCTTAGATCCGCTTGGTGTGGGTGTTGTCATCAAAGCCAAACATTTATGTATGATGATGCGTGGAGTGGAAAAACAAAACTCAGAACTCTTTACTTCTAGCCTACTTGGCCTATTCAAAACAGATCCCACCACTCGCAGTGAGTTTTTGGATTTGATCCGAACCGGTTCCCATTAG
- a CDS encoding glycosyltransferase family 4 protein, with the protein MIENSGIGIRIQHILKFWPISHQLADLFIFGDPRILKKYNLPKHASIIEYKTSIYSPKEFLGHPKMAEMDFLDIPHFNIPFPYIHKCIVTIHDLIPYHFKAAHSSLVKRVYMQIVFRWIKWFARKIIAVSEYTKEDLVKSFGYSEEKTSVVYNGIDLKNFSKQPSTKLSQFLKKNKLPKSYLFTVGIGKTHKNFPFLLSNLETLWEKKKLSFPLVVGGLKEEIPEEFLEIQKRYPNQIYFLSHLPYAELPLAYQGAKVFLYPSLFEGFGFPVLEAQSVGTPVFSSNASVLPEVLGNGYESFDPKDSHSFQSKLLALLKDSKRLNALKSLGEKNAARFQWKSAIQNLERVYEPILKGKKD; encoded by the coding sequence ATGATCGAAAATTCTGGGATTGGGATTCGGATCCAACATATTTTGAAGTTTTGGCCCATTTCCCATCAGCTTGCCGATTTGTTTATCTTTGGTGATCCTAGAATTCTAAAAAAATACAATCTTCCTAAGCACGCAAGTATCATTGAATACAAAACAAGTATCTATTCTCCAAAAGAATTTTTAGGTCATCCCAAAATGGCCGAAATGGATTTTTTAGACATCCCTCATTTTAACATTCCCTTTCCGTACATTCATAAGTGCATTGTTACCATTCACGATCTCATTCCATATCATTTCAAAGCGGCTCATAGTTCTCTCGTCAAACGTGTGTATATGCAAATTGTCTTTCGTTGGATCAAATGGTTTGCTCGCAAAATCATTGCCGTTTCGGAATACACGAAAGAGGATTTAGTAAAAAGTTTTGGATATTCGGAAGAAAAAACTTCTGTAGTCTACAATGGAATTGATTTGAAAAATTTTTCCAAACAACCATCTACAAAACTTTCACAATTTCTTAAAAAAAACAAACTTCCAAAATCATATTTGTTTACGGTTGGAATTGGAAAAACTCATAAAAATTTTCCATTTTTATTATCCAATTTAGAAACACTTTGGGAAAAAAAGAAACTTTCCTTTCCATTGGTGGTAGGTGGTCTTAAGGAAGAAATCCCAGAAGAATTTTTAGAAATCCAAAAAAGATATCCCAACCAAATTTATTTTTTATCTCATCTGCCATATGCAGAACTCCCACTTGCTTACCAAGGTGCAAAAGTATTTCTTTATCCTTCATTGTTTGAAGGGTTCGGATTCCCCGTTTTGGAAGCCCAAAGTGTAGGCACTCCTGTTTTTTCTTCCAACGCCAGCGTTTTACCAGAAGTTTTAGGCAATGGTTACGAATCCTTTGATCCAAAAGATTCCCATTCCTTCCAATCCAAACTACTCGCATTACTGAAAGATTCAAAACGATTGAATGCACTCAAAAGTTTAGGGGAAAAAAATGCGGCTAGGTTCCAGTGGAAGTCTGCCATCCAAAACTTGGAACGGGTGTACGAACCAATCCTCAAAGGAAAAAAAGATTAA
- a CDS encoding (2Fe-2S)-binding protein, translating into MIKCHCAEVFFESILNVVKDTNRPILEVAREMGAADTCTACVPDMLAFIEQELEGQLAGNTSH; encoded by the coding sequence ATGATCAAGTGTCACTGTGCAGAAGTTTTCTTTGAATCTATCTTAAATGTTGTCAAAGATACGAATCGCCCTATACTAGAAGTCGCCCGCGAGATGGGAGCGGCTGATACTTGTACGGCTTGTGTTCCGGATATGTTAGCCTTCATCGAGCAGGAATTGGAAGGTCAACTTGCAGGAAATACAAGTCATTGA
- a CDS encoding WbuC family cupin fold metalloprotein: MQEIQVIDSDLIGTLVKKAQNAERKRTNFNFHEQKEVYQRFLNVLSKDTYIPPHRHLSDPKPETFIILEGEIGFLIFDENGEVKEAHKLSANGPKRGIDLQPGVWHSLVCLSETAVCFEGKSGPYDPTVDKEFHPKYPLEGDPKFKETIRSFESLFV, encoded by the coding sequence TTGCAGGAAATACAAGTCATTGATTCCGACTTAATCGGAACTCTCGTTAAAAAAGCCCAAAACGCAGAAAGAAAACGTACCAATTTTAACTTCCACGAACAAAAGGAAGTGTACCAAAGATTCTTAAACGTTCTTTCAAAAGATACCTACATTCCACCTCACAGACATTTGTCGGATCCAAAACCCGAAACCTTCATCATCCTCGAAGGGGAAATTGGTTTTTTGATTTTTGATGAAAACGGCGAAGTAAAAGAAGCTCATAAACTTTCGGCCAATGGTCCGAAACGTGGGATTGATTTACAACCAGGTGTTTGGCATAGTTTGGTTTGTTTGTCTGAAACAGCAGTTTGTTTTGAAGGAAAGTCTGGTCCTTATGATCCCACAGTTGATAAAGAATTTCATCCAAAGTATCCACTAGAAGGTGATCCAAAGTTTAAAGAAACCATCCGATCATTTGAATCTTTATTTGTATGA